In the genome of Chryseobacterium arthrosphaerae, one region contains:
- a CDS encoding sigma-54-dependent transcriptional regulator, which yields MSGNILIIDDEIKLLKLLGMILSQENFNVKEASTARSAMTMLEQYDFDVVLSDVRLPDAFGVDLVKSIKTKYPHLEIILMTAFGNITDAVQAMKNGAYDYLVKGDDNEKIIPLVYKALDKVKDNRSRIIQPASTAKGFEQIIGKSPAILQAKKLAEKVALTDAAVLLTGETGTGKEVFANAIHEGSDRKKNSFVAINCSAFSKEILESELFGHKQGAFTGALKDKKGLIEEANGGTLFLDEIGEMPVELQAKLLRVLETKEFIKMGETKVSKSDFRLVAATNRDLEQEIKQGNFREDLYFRLNVFEITLPALRERKEDLKMLAKNFIDLFSGKLHLTSVEVTPDYYKALEKNDWKGNIRELRNAVERSLILMDHNTLDAESLPHYAERATESDSLSIRSLEKIHIQKVLQYTKGNKAEAARLLEIGIATLYRKLEEYGLK from the coding sequence ATGTCAGGAAACATTCTGATCATCGATGATGAGATCAAGCTCCTTAAGTTACTGGGCATGATCCTTTCCCAGGAAAATTTTAATGTAAAAGAAGCTTCTACGGCACGTTCTGCAATGACAATGCTTGAGCAGTATGATTTTGATGTTGTTTTAAGCGATGTCCGTCTGCCTGATGCTTTTGGAGTAGATCTGGTAAAGTCGATCAAGACTAAATATCCTCATTTGGAAATCATTCTGATGACTGCATTTGGTAATATTACAGATGCTGTTCAGGCGATGAAGAATGGAGCTTACGATTATCTTGTAAAAGGTGATGATAATGAGAAAATTATTCCCCTGGTATATAAAGCTCTTGATAAAGTAAAAGATAACAGATCCAGGATCATTCAGCCTGCCAGTACTGCAAAAGGTTTTGAGCAGATCATCGGCAAATCTCCAGCCATTCTGCAAGCTAAAAAATTGGCTGAAAAAGTTGCTTTGACAGATGCTGCTGTACTTTTAACCGGAGAAACAGGTACGGGAAAAGAAGTTTTTGCCAATGCTATTCATGAAGGAAGTGACCGGAAGAAGAATAGTTTTGTGGCGATCAACTGTTCCGCATTCAGCAAGGAAATTCTGGAGAGCGAACTTTTTGGCCATAAACAGGGAGCTTTTACAGGAGCTCTGAAGGATAAGAAAGGTTTGATTGAAGAAGCCAATGGTGGCACACTGTTTCTGGATGAAATTGGGGAAATGCCTGTAGAACTGCAGGCCAAGCTGCTTCGTGTTTTGGAAACCAAAGAGTTTATCAAAATGGGAGAAACTAAAGTTTCAAAATCTGATTTCAGATTGGTGGCCGCAACCAACAGAGATCTGGAACAGGAAATAAAGCAGGGAAACTTCAGAGAAGACCTGTATTTTAGACTGAATGTTTTTGAAATCACACTTCCCGCCTTAAGAGAGCGCAAAGAAGACCTGAAAATGCTGGCCAAGAATTTTATTGATCTGTTTTCAGGCAAACTGCATTTAACCTCTGTTGAAGTAACGCCTGATTATTACAAAGCGCTTGAAAAAAATGACTGGAAGGGAAATATCCGTGAATTGAGAAATGCTGTAGAAAGAAGCTTAATTTTGATGGATCATAATACACTGGACGCAGAAAGCCTTCCTCATTATGCTGAAAGAGCCACGGAAAGCGATTCACTGAGCATCCGGTCGTTAGAAAAAATACATATCCAGAAAGTATTACAGTATACAAAAGGAAATAAGGCAGAAGCAGCCAGACTCCTTGAAATTGGTATTGCCACATTATACCGTAAGCTGGAAGAATACGGATTAAAATAA
- the kdpA gene encoding potassium-transporting ATPase subunit KdpA translates to MNTEILGIIAMFVITLVIGIFLGKYIANVYGYKKTFLDPVFEPVEKLIYRVAGINPDRQMNWKQNMYAMLTINLVWFIIGFLLLLNQSWLPLNPDGNPNMSPDLAFNTTISFLVNCNLQHYSGETGVSYLSQLYLMFLQFVTAATGMAAMAVLFKAFKEKTSTELGNFYDFFTKSMVRILIPISVIVAFILSMNGSPMTFEGKDHITTLEGQKVDVSRGPVAAFVAIKHLGTNGGGFFGANSAHPLENPNYITNMTEMVTQMIIPFALVFALGFYLNKRKLSWVIFTVMTVGFLALAVPNIVNEAGGNPLITKMGADSSLGAMEGKEIRFGSAASGYWSIVTTVISTGSVNSMHDSTMPLSGMNELLAMMINCFYGGCGVGILNYFIFIILAVFISGLMVGRTPEFMGKKIEAKEMKIAMIVALFHPFLILVGTALTAYLPEFGAKTLNNPGFHGFSEMLYEFTSSSANNGSGFEGLGDNTPWWNISTGIVLLLSRFIPIIGPVAIAGLLAQKKFIPESSGTLKTDTATFGFMTLAVILLIAALSFFPALTLGPIAEQIQYFSK, encoded by the coding sequence ATGAATACAGAAATTTTAGGCATTATAGCAATGTTTGTCATCACATTAGTTATCGGGATATTTTTAGGTAAATACATAGCTAATGTATATGGATACAAAAAAACTTTTCTGGATCCTGTTTTTGAGCCGGTTGAAAAGTTGATTTATAGAGTAGCGGGAATAAATCCTGACCGCCAGATGAACTGGAAACAGAATATGTACGCCATGCTGACAATCAATCTGGTTTGGTTCATCATTGGATTTCTTCTTTTACTGAACCAATCCTGGCTTCCTTTAAATCCCGATGGAAACCCCAATATGTCACCCGATCTGGCTTTCAATACAACCATTTCATTTCTGGTCAACTGTAATTTGCAGCATTATTCAGGAGAAACGGGCGTTAGTTATCTGAGCCAGCTTTATCTGATGTTTTTACAGTTTGTAACCGCAGCAACAGGAATGGCTGCAATGGCTGTCCTTTTCAAAGCTTTTAAAGAAAAGACCAGTACAGAATTGGGAAACTTCTATGATTTTTTCACAAAATCTATGGTCAGAATTCTGATTCCAATCAGTGTGATTGTTGCTTTTATCCTTTCTATGAACGGAAGTCCGATGACTTTTGAAGGCAAAGACCATATTACAACACTGGAAGGTCAAAAAGTGGATGTTTCCAGAGGTCCTGTAGCAGCTTTTGTTGCGATAAAACATTTAGGAACCAACGGCGGTGGTTTTTTCGGGGCAAATTCAGCCCATCCTCTCGAGAATCCTAACTATATCACCAATATGACAGAGATGGTTACCCAAATGATCATTCCGTTTGCATTGGTATTTGCCTTAGGTTTTTACTTGAATAAAAGAAAACTTTCGTGGGTGATCTTTACCGTGATGACGGTCGGCTTTCTGGCGCTTGCCGTTCCGAATATTGTGAATGAAGCCGGCGGAAATCCTTTGATCACAAAAATGGGAGCAGACAGCAGTCTTGGCGCTATGGAAGGGAAGGAAATACGCTTCGGAAGTGCAGCATCAGGATACTGGAGCATTGTAACAACGGTTATTTCTACAGGTTCTGTAAACTCAATGCATGACAGCACAATGCCTCTTTCGGGAATGAATGAATTGCTGGCGATGATGATCAACTGCTTCTACGGAGGTTGCGGTGTCGGAATTCTGAATTATTTCATTTTTATTATTCTCGCCGTATTTATCAGTGGCCTGATGGTAGGAAGAACTCCGGAATTTATGGGTAAGAAGATTGAAGCCAAAGAAATGAAAATCGCTATGATTGTAGCTTTATTCCATCCTTTTTTAATTCTTGTAGGAACAGCCTTAACCGCTTATTTGCCGGAGTTCGGAGCAAAAACATTAAATAACCCGGGATTTCATGGCTTCAGTGAAATGCTGTATGAATTTACTTCTTCTTCGGCCAATAACGGATCCGGATTCGAAGGATTGGGAGATAATACCCCTTGGTGGAACATTTCTACAGGGATCGTATTATTACTGTCAAGATTTATTCCGATCATAGGTCCGGTAGCTATTGCAGGACTGCTGGCGCAGAAGAAATTTATTCCGGAAAGTTCAGGAACCCTGAAAACGGATACCGCAACTTTCGGGTTCATGACACTCGCAGTTATTTTACTGATTGCAGCGCTGTCTTTCTTCCCTGCACTTACACTGGGACCTATTGCAGAACAGATACAGTATTTCTCTAAATAA
- the kdpB gene encoding potassium-transporting ATPase subunit KdpB, translating to MKNQSQTLFQKDLVNEAIKQSFVKLNPKIMFKNPVMFLVEIGTIVMFIVSMFSLTGDKTQGSFSYNFLVFIILFFTVLFANFAEAIAEARGKAQADTLRKTREETPAKLVVDNKPGFQVETALKMSAEMKLGDIFLCEAGDQIPMDGEIIEGLATIDESAITGESAPVIREAGGDKSSVTGGTKVLSDRIKVKVTTKPGESFLDKMIALVEGASRQKTPNEIALTILLAGFTLTFIIVTLTLKPFADYAQTPITIAAFISLFVCLIPTTIGGLLSAIGIAGMDRALRANVITKSGKAVETAGDIDVLLLDKTGTITIGNRKATQFHPADGIQLEEFIKASALSSVADETPEGKSIIELSQLKSENLLVPNPVYIDFTAETRTSGIDFEETRIRKGAYDTIKKLTEKSGNTFPQETQDAVTRISENGGTPLVVSVNEKVWGVIELQDIIKTGIQERFQRLRKMGVKTVMVTGDNPLTAKFIAEKAGVDDFIAEAKPEDKMNYIKKEQQEGKLVAMMGDGTNDAPALAQADVGVAMNSGTQAAKEAGNMVDLDNDPTKLIEIVEIGKQLLMTRGTLTTFSIANDVAKYFAIIPALFITFIPSLQKLNIMNLHSPETAILSAVIFNAVIIPFLIPLALKGVAYKPIGASALLRRNLLIYGLGGVIVPFIGIKIIDLVISLFY from the coding sequence ATGAAAAATCAATCACAAACATTGTTTCAGAAAGATTTGGTAAACGAAGCGATTAAGCAGTCTTTCGTAAAGCTGAATCCGAAAATTATGTTTAAAAATCCAGTAATGTTCCTGGTAGAGATCGGAACCATTGTCATGTTTATCGTAAGCATGTTCAGTCTCACTGGTGATAAAACCCAGGGAAGTTTTTCCTATAACTTTTTAGTATTTATTATTTTATTTTTCACCGTCCTGTTTGCCAATTTTGCAGAAGCAATTGCAGAAGCCAGAGGAAAAGCGCAGGCTGATACTCTCAGAAAAACAAGAGAAGAAACTCCTGCTAAGCTTGTGGTGGACAACAAACCGGGATTTCAGGTAGAAACCGCACTGAAAATGTCTGCAGAAATGAAACTGGGAGATATTTTCCTTTGCGAAGCCGGAGATCAGATTCCTATGGATGGCGAGATCATTGAAGGTCTGGCAACCATTGATGAATCTGCAATTACCGGAGAAAGTGCTCCCGTGATCCGTGAAGCCGGAGGAGATAAAAGTTCTGTGACCGGCGGTACAAAAGTACTGTCAGACAGAATCAAGGTGAAAGTAACCACAAAGCCAGGAGAATCTTTTCTGGATAAAATGATCGCCCTTGTAGAAGGAGCATCAAGACAAAAAACACCAAACGAAATCGCATTAACCATATTGCTGGCAGGTTTTACACTGACCTTTATCATTGTTACCCTCACATTAAAGCCATTTGCAGACTATGCGCAGACACCGATTACGATTGCGGCATTTATTTCACTTTTCGTTTGTCTGATTCCGACAACGATCGGAGGTCTGCTTTCTGCAATTGGAATTGCGGGAATGGACAGAGCGTTAAGGGCAAATGTTATTACTAAAAGTGGGAAAGCCGTAGAAACTGCAGGAGATATTGATGTCCTGCTGCTGGATAAAACGGGAACAATTACGATAGGAAACCGTAAAGCGACACAGTTTCACCCTGCTGACGGAATTCAGCTTGAAGAGTTTATAAAAGCTTCTGCCCTAAGTTCTGTAGCAGATGAAACACCGGAAGGAAAATCAATCATAGAGCTTAGCCAGCTGAAATCAGAAAACCTTCTGGTACCGAATCCTGTTTATATAGATTTTACGGCAGAAACAAGAACCTCAGGAATCGATTTTGAAGAAACAAGAATCCGCAAGGGCGCTTATGATACTATAAAAAAACTGACTGAAAAATCGGGCAATACTTTCCCGCAGGAAACGCAGGATGCTGTTACCAGAATTTCGGAAAACGGCGGAACTCCTCTGGTGGTATCCGTTAATGAAAAAGTCTGGGGAGTGATTGAACTTCAGGATATCATTAAAACCGGTATCCAGGAACGTTTCCAAAGATTGAGAAAAATGGGGGTAAAAACGGTGATGGTAACCGGAGATAATCCTTTGACGGCAAAATTTATCGCAGAAAAAGCCGGAGTAGACGACTTTATTGCAGAAGCCAAACCGGAAGATAAGATGAACTACATCAAAAAAGAACAGCAGGAAGGCAAGCTGGTCGCCATGATGGGAGACGGAACGAATGATGCACCGGCACTTGCCCAGGCAGATGTAGGTGTTGCAATGAACAGCGGAACACAGGCAGCCAAGGAAGCAGGCAATATGGTAGACCTTGATAATGACCCTACCAAACTGATTGAAATTGTGGAAATCGGGAAACAGCTGCTGATGACAAGAGGAACGTTGACAACTTTCAGTATTGCAAATGATGTTGCGAAGTATTTTGCGATTATTCCGGCACTGTTTATAACATTTATTCCATCTCTTCAGAAATTGAATATCATGAACCTTCACAGCCCGGAAACAGCTATACTGTCAGCTGTGATCTTTAATGCAGTGATCATTCCGTTCCTGATTCCGCTGGCCTTAAAAGGAGTCGCTTACAAACCGATCGGAGCCAGTGCATTATTGAGAAGAAATCTTTTAATCTATGGTTTGGGAGGAGTTATTGTACCTTTCATCGGAATTAAGATCATTGATCTGGTAATCAGTTTATTTTATTAA